In the Synechococcus sp. UW179A genome, one interval contains:
- a CDS encoding Nif11-like leader peptide family RiPP precursor — MQEDQLKKFLTHVKGNKALQDELKSGKNAQHFLDVAEKNGYQLPMDGIAELSAAELEIIAGGGNGCACRTRGQCILTGAAYPH, encoded by the coding sequence ATGCAAGAAGACCAGCTCAAAAAATTTCTGACCCATGTCAAAGGCAATAAAGCTCTTCAAGACGAACTAAAAAGCGGGAAGAATGCGCAGCATTTTTTAGATGTTGCTGAAAAGAATGGATATCAACTCCCAATGGATGGAATCGCTGAACTGAGTGCTGCGGAACTGGAAATCATTGCTGGTGGTGGTAATGGTTGTGCTTGTCGCACAAGAGGTCAATGCATCCTGACTGGTGCCGCTTACCCGCATTAA
- a CDS encoding Nif11-like leader peptide family natural product precursor, whose protein sequence is MSDEQLKAFLDKAKGDTSLQEKLKAAKSSEDVVDIAKEHGYELRGQKITELRDSELEGVVGGSDGIFWCVPYTKRCFH, encoded by the coding sequence ATGTCAGATGAGCAACTCAAAGCCTTTCTAGACAAAGCCAAAGGCGACACCAGCCTTCAGGAGAAACTAAAAGCAGCTAAGTCATCTGAAGATGTTGTAGATATAGCTAAAGAACATGGTTATGAATTAAGGGGGCAAAAAATTACTGAGCTCAGGGACTCTGAATTAGAAGGTGTGGTAGGCGGGAGTGATGGTATCTTCTGGTGCGTTCCATACACGAAACGCTGTTTTCACTAG
- a CDS encoding PAP/fibrillin family protein — MDELIRLLREDPRDISIPELIVETENKSNVDLSKTSELLTGVWELRWSSATQPWLKQANWLENIQVLDPASSRGMNLLRLAGPLGTVAAVTVEAELTTDNTNRIGVRFRKGGWRGPALPGGRRLELLKTVNQSFPAWLDITALSNELRICRGNAGTTFALLKRHDMAVSKFFPPTTERG, encoded by the coding sequence ATGGACGAACTAATTCGACTGTTAAGAGAAGATCCGAGGGATATCAGTATCCCTGAACTCATTGTGGAAACTGAAAATAAATCTAACGTTGATCTCAGCAAAACTAGTGAACTTCTAACAGGTGTTTGGGAGCTTCGCTGGAGCAGCGCCACGCAACCTTGGCTTAAGCAGGCAAACTGGCTGGAAAATATCCAAGTGCTCGACCCTGCGAGCTCTCGAGGTATGAATCTGTTGCGCCTTGCCGGACCATTAGGAACGGTAGCAGCAGTAACCGTTGAAGCCGAACTAACAACTGACAACACAAACCGAATCGGCGTGAGATTTCGAAAAGGAGGCTGGAGAGGGCCTGCATTGCCGGGTGGACGGCGACTCGAATTGCTGAAGACAGTCAACCAATCGTTTCCGGCATGGCTGGACATCACCGCACTTTCGAATGAATTGCGAATATGCCGAGGCAATGCAGGAACGACATTCGCCCTTCTCAAAAGACATGACATGGCTGTCTCTAAATTTTTTCCTCCAACCACAGAGCGAGGATGA
- a CDS encoding DUF427 domain-containing protein: MSTEKVADYPRPPRLEVSPDHVLVKVGGEVLFDGSGCQRVLETFHPPTYYLSPTSTNQKILIPASGRSFCEWKGVADYFDIKAGGQRIHRAVWRYTNPTDSFRSIAGWYALYPGLMDGCWLNGEEVTAQPGGFYGGWITSAVEGPFKGDPSHPELI; the protein is encoded by the coding sequence ATGTCAACGGAAAAAGTTGCTGACTATCCACGTCCTCCAAGGCTTGAGGTAAGCCCTGATCATGTTCTGGTGAAGGTGGGCGGAGAAGTCCTCTTCGACGGCAGTGGATGTCAGCGAGTGCTTGAGACCTTTCACCCACCCACGTATTACCTTTCTCCAACAAGCACCAACCAGAAAATCTTAATTCCCGCTAGTGGTCGCAGCTTCTGCGAATGGAAGGGAGTTGCCGATTATTTCGATATAAAGGCTGGTGGACAACGCATACACCGGGCAGTATGGCGGTACACCAATCCAACAGATTCATTCCGATCAATTGCAGGATGGTATGCTCTTTACCCAGGATTGATGGACGGTTGTTGGCTTAATGGGGAAGAGGTAACCGCTCAGCCAGGAGGATTCTACGGAGGCTGGATTACATCAGCAGTGGAAGGTCCCTTTAAAGGGGATCCTAGTCATCCAGAACTCATCTAA
- a CDS encoding triacylglycerol lipase has translation MNSVDPNQPVVILGGFLITREAYQPMAEWLMEQGVQDAQVVPVSRFDWLLTSWGFGWRRVLDRVDALVNELLDKSPTGRVTLIGHSSGGVMLRLYLSSQLFQGRSFAGATQCDRLISLGSPHQAVRATPLRAMVDRCFPGCHEPGVDYVAIAGELDLEGTNASDFSRRFAMGSYRSIAGSMDVRGDGLVPVDSALLHDARHLILPNTAHGGLFGPSWYATPSRLEQWWLFAVG, from the coding sequence ATGAACTCCGTTGATCCGAACCAGCCGGTGGTCATCCTCGGAGGATTTCTGATCACCAGGGAGGCCTATCAACCGATGGCCGAGTGGCTGATGGAGCAGGGCGTTCAGGATGCTCAAGTCGTTCCAGTCAGTCGCTTTGACTGGCTTTTGACGAGCTGGGGGTTTGGATGGCGGAGAGTTCTGGATCGAGTTGATGCGTTGGTGAATGAGCTCCTGGACAAATCGCCCACCGGGCGCGTGACCCTGATTGGCCACAGTTCGGGAGGGGTCATGTTGCGGCTTTATCTCAGTAGTCAATTGTTTCAAGGTCGTTCCTTTGCAGGAGCAACCCAATGTGATCGGTTGATTAGCTTGGGCAGTCCTCACCAGGCCGTTCGCGCTACACCCTTAAGGGCCATGGTTGATCGTTGCTTTCCTGGATGTCACGAACCTGGTGTCGATTATGTAGCTATTGCTGGTGAGCTTGATCTAGAGGGCACCAACGCTTCTGATTTTAGTCGTCGCTTTGCAATGGGTAGCTATCGCAGCATCGCTGGATCCATGGACGTTAGGGGTGATGGTCTCGTACCCGTGGACTCGGCGTTGCTTCACGATGCACGCCACTTAATTCTCCCAAACACTGCTCATGGTGGCTTGTTTGGACCTTCTTGGTATGCCACACCGTCAAGACTTGAGCAGTGGTGGTTATTTGCTGTAGGTTAA
- a CDS encoding DUF1543 domain-containing protein, with protein MSNEQDAELFLVVLGGRCANCHVELHDVRWVVGTNIEDTIPKLKQQWFGLKSGLHIDSYKAIRHVDGYAIELIEGHDVGKEKAISASSTSEKLWFINLGGYDCNSLQELHQFGLVVAPSKQAAKARARRRWLSSALQVHKDDLHSIINLDTVDDCLPIFSLEGWQIHLKPEPGIADTELKPDWFGYWRIDGRVPKPRPD; from the coding sequence GTGAGCAATGAGCAAGACGCCGAATTATTTCTGGTTGTCCTGGGTGGCCGCTGCGCCAATTGTCACGTTGAGCTCCATGATGTGCGCTGGGTAGTGGGCACGAACATTGAGGACACGATTCCGAAACTAAAACAACAATGGTTTGGGCTGAAAAGCGGATTACATATCGACAGTTACAAGGCCATTCGGCATGTCGATGGTTACGCCATTGAGCTGATCGAGGGTCACGATGTCGGAAAGGAGAAAGCGATATCGGCAAGCTCGACGAGCGAAAAGCTTTGGTTTATCAACCTGGGAGGCTACGACTGCAACTCATTGCAGGAATTGCACCAGTTTGGGCTTGTTGTGGCTCCCAGTAAGCAAGCCGCTAAAGCACGTGCTCGTCGGCGTTGGCTAAGTAGTGCCTTACAGGTCCATAAGGATGACTTACACAGCATCATCAACCTGGACACAGTCGATGACTGTTTACCCATCTTCAGCCTTGAAGGGTGGCAAATCCATCTAAAACCGGAGCCAGGCATTGCCGACACAGAACTGAAGCCAGATTGGTTTGGATATTGGCGGATCGATGGAAGAGTGCCAAAGCCACGCCCTGACTGA
- a CDS encoding DUF3764 family protein, with product METTIWTFSLSVPFTEWVKIYDSEDVTNMHTSAGIKTLFRGNSKDDPSQVCAVQQAPIGVAQKLFEENKDMIKGSGHIIESTVVKTYTEN from the coding sequence ATGGAAACCACGATCTGGACATTTAGCCTGAGCGTCCCTTTCACAGAATGGGTCAAGATCTATGACAGTGAGGATGTTACTAATATGCACACATCAGCTGGTATCAAAACACTGTTCCGTGGTAATAGCAAGGACGATCCATCTCAAGTTTGTGCTGTTCAGCAAGCACCTATTGGTGTCGCACAAAAACTTTTCGAGGAAAACAAAGATATGATAAAAGGATCAGGACATATCATTGAAAGCACAGTCGTTAAAACCTATACAGAAAATTGA
- a CDS encoding Nif11-like leader peptide family natural product precursor: MTQEQLTAFLANAKGNSSLQEKLRAAADANAVAVIAQEAGYSVSADGLNKAQSRLSERELENAAGGTISIPTIICWGCDPSVAC; this comes from the coding sequence ATGACTCAAGAACAACTGACAGCTTTCCTGGCTAACGCCAAAGGCAACAGCAGCCTTCAGGAGAAGCTAAGAGCAGCAGCCGATGCCAATGCAGTTGCTGTAATTGCCCAAGAAGCTGGATATAGTGTCTCTGCAGATGGCCTCAATAAGGCTCAATCAAGACTTTCAGAAAGAGAGCTGGAGAATGCGGCTGGAGGAACTATAAGCATCCCCACGATCATATGCTGGGGTTGTGATCCATCGGTGGCATGCTGA
- a CDS encoding ligase-associated DNA damage response DEXH box helicase, with amino-acid sequence MLSPVLDWFEHQGWAPLPFQIRTWEAHLQGFSGLIQVPTGSGKTYAAVMGPIARMLETPTVQSGVRLLYLTPLRALSRDLAVALKQPIETMGWPLRVGIRNGDTASAERNRQTRTPPEILITTPESLCVLLAGRHCESLFKTLETVILDEWHELIGSKRGVQTELALSWLRQQRPQLQTWAISATIGNLEESARHALGEGYEPCLITGAPKRGLDVTSILPDSIDGFPWGGHLGLRRYEDLIGQMEPCTSTLLFTNTRNQAERWFQCLRYACPEMEGLLALHHSALDRSEREAIEAAVKAGSMLWVVCTSSLDLGVDFQPVERVVQIGSPKNLARLLQRAGRSAHLPGGTSKVLFMPTNALELLELSAVRRGLDNGMVEERRPPNQPLDVLLQHLTTLACGPGFRPDETLDAIRSTSSYRTLEQNDWEWCLRFLEHGGDCLGAYPRYRKLESTDDGRFVIRDNTIARLHRFNIGTITSAPAIRVRFVRGSVLGHVEETFISQLKPKDVFFFAGRQLEFVRLHDMTAYVKTTTRKSTAVPAWAGGQMSLSDLLTHHLREEVARAGRRELDTPELKALEPLFERQMDLSTLPSSEQLLIETCRTREGMHLYVYPFEGRFVHEGLGFLWATRLTRRHRGTITVSVNDYGFELLAPKGYPMDDLLEEHLEELLDDNDLETDLEQALNLSELCRRRFRSIAQVAGLLVQGFPGKSKTAGQLQISGSLLWEVLNKHEPNNLLVRQAQQEVLQEQLELTRLRSALQRMKRGETLHCNTPRPTPLAFPLLVERLQSGPLSNESLMERIQRMQESALRQEGL; translated from the coding sequence CTGCTTTCACCGGTCCTCGACTGGTTTGAACATCAGGGGTGGGCACCGCTTCCCTTCCAGATCCGCACATGGGAAGCCCACCTGCAGGGGTTCAGCGGTCTGATCCAGGTACCAACGGGGTCAGGGAAAACGTATGCCGCCGTGATGGGCCCAATCGCGCGCATGCTCGAGACACCCACTGTGCAGTCGGGTGTCCGATTGCTATATCTCACGCCATTAAGAGCACTGAGCCGTGACCTTGCTGTAGCACTCAAGCAACCGATCGAGACCATGGGCTGGCCCTTGCGAGTGGGGATCAGAAATGGAGATACCGCTTCAGCTGAACGAAACCGCCAGACCAGAACCCCACCTGAAATTCTGATCACCACACCGGAATCACTCTGCGTACTGCTGGCGGGTCGCCATTGCGAATCATTGTTCAAGACCCTCGAGACCGTCATCCTTGACGAGTGGCATGAGCTGATTGGAAGCAAGCGAGGCGTCCAGACGGAACTCGCACTGAGCTGGTTGCGTCAACAACGTCCTCAACTGCAGACCTGGGCTATCAGCGCCACAATCGGAAATCTTGAGGAATCAGCCCGGCATGCCCTTGGCGAGGGTTATGAGCCATGCCTGATCACTGGAGCCCCCAAGCGGGGACTGGATGTCACGAGCATCCTTCCCGACAGCATCGATGGATTTCCGTGGGGTGGTCACCTCGGATTGAGGCGTTACGAAGATCTAATCGGGCAAATGGAACCCTGCACCAGCACTCTGCTGTTTACCAATACCCGCAATCAGGCTGAGCGCTGGTTCCAGTGTCTGCGCTACGCCTGCCCTGAGATGGAAGGTTTGCTGGCCCTCCATCACAGCGCCCTTGATCGCAGTGAAAGGGAGGCGATCGAAGCTGCTGTCAAAGCGGGGTCGATGCTCTGGGTGGTTTGCACCAGCTCGCTTGATCTGGGAGTGGACTTTCAGCCCGTTGAACGAGTTGTTCAAATCGGTTCACCGAAAAATCTCGCGCGCCTGCTGCAGCGTGCAGGACGCTCAGCGCACTTACCCGGTGGAACATCAAAGGTGCTGTTCATGCCGACCAATGCCCTGGAACTACTCGAACTGAGCGCCGTTCGTCGTGGGCTCGACAACGGCATGGTGGAAGAACGACGCCCACCCAACCAACCGTTAGACGTGCTGCTGCAACATCTGACGACACTGGCGTGTGGACCTGGTTTCAGACCTGACGAAACGCTTGATGCCATTCGCAGCACAAGCTCATACAGAACGCTGGAACAGAATGACTGGGAGTGGTGTCTGCGATTTCTCGAACACGGTGGCGATTGTCTCGGTGCTTATCCCCGCTACCGAAAGCTGGAGAGCACGGATGACGGGCGTTTTGTGATTCGCGACAACACCATCGCAAGACTGCATCGTTTCAACATCGGCACAATCACATCGGCTCCCGCAATCCGGGTTCGATTTGTGCGGGGATCAGTATTGGGACATGTTGAAGAGACATTCATTAGTCAGCTGAAGCCGAAGGATGTGTTCTTTTTCGCGGGACGTCAGCTGGAATTCGTGAGACTTCACGACATGACCGCCTATGTGAAGACCACAACAAGAAAAAGCACTGCGGTTCCAGCCTGGGCAGGGGGGCAGATGTCCCTGTCAGATCTGCTGACGCATCACCTACGAGAAGAGGTTGCTCGGGCTGGGCGTCGAGAATTGGACACACCTGAGCTCAAGGCACTCGAACCACTTTTTGAACGACAGATGGATCTTTCGACTCTGCCATCCAGTGAACAGTTGCTGATTGAAACCTGCCGCACGCGCGAAGGCATGCATCTTTACGTGTATCCATTTGAGGGTCGGTTTGTGCATGAGGGCCTGGGCTTTTTATGGGCTACAAGACTGACAAGACGCCATCGCGGCACGATCACGGTCTCGGTCAATGACTACGGTTTTGAACTACTGGCACCCAAGGGGTATCCCATGGATGACCTGCTGGAAGAGCATCTGGAGGAGCTACTCGACGACAATGATCTGGAAACAGATCTAGAACAGGCATTGAATCTTTCGGAGCTTTGTCGGCGCCGGTTCCGCAGTATTGCCCAGGTTGCAGGTTTGCTTGTTCAGGGCTTCCCAGGGAAGAGCAAAACAGCAGGACAATTGCAGATCAGCGGATCACTGCTGTGGGAAGTATTAAACAAACATGAGCCCAATAATCTTCTCGTTCGGCAAGCGCAACAGGAAGTGCTACAGGAACAGCTTGAACTGACACGACTTCGCAGCGCATTGCAAAGAATGAAACGTGGAGAAACGCTGCACTGCAATACACCTCGTCCAACACCACTGGCATTTCCACTACTAGTTGAGCGGCTTCAATCTGGACCGCTTTCAAACGAGTCGCTTATGGAAAGGATTCAGCGTATGCAGGAATCAGCACTGCGTCAGGAAGGGTTATAA
- a CDS encoding ATP-dependent DNA ligase: protein MDAFAALIEELDQSTGTKRKIELIAGHLQRADAHDAAWSVLLLMGERRKRLITGRRLREILQQASAMPDWLFDDCQSHVGDSAETLSLLWPQLRNDITARNHNQAVTTWIDQLSSSPPMHWWMEELLPAIAAMEPDQQSNTVLAIWESLPCERLFLFNKLLTGGFRIGVARGLVVKAIASGFQLEEALVLERLMNPGVATEQWFRTLTAIADAERTNRGPVPYPFFLASPLKQDTLEATSASEWWVEHKWDGIRGQLIQRETGTYLWSRGEELINEQFPELIDMAVAIPADTVLDGEVICWAELEKQPRPFSDLQRRLGRKSVCRKLRLECPVSFVAYDLLERGGKDLRSTSLQERLEQLSDLQQLMDAKPAGWRCRLSSGQQLERWDQLDRLRQEAVEQGAEGVMLKHLESPYLSGRKRGHWWKHKRDPMTLDAVLIYAQAGRGRRANLFTDYTFALRDRPSEPANSRQLVTFAKAYSGLNDAEILELDRWIRGHTRERFGPTRSVDPELVFEIGFEGIQASKRHKCGLAVRFPRILRWRRDRTADNANTIEDAQTLCDQLVNRTQST, encoded by the coding sequence ATGGATGCTTTCGCGGCTCTGATCGAGGAACTGGATCAGAGCACTGGAACGAAACGCAAGATTGAGCTGATCGCTGGACATCTGCAGCGAGCCGATGCTCATGACGCAGCCTGGTCGGTGTTGCTGCTCATGGGTGAACGGCGCAAACGATTGATCACCGGTCGCCGGCTGCGCGAGATTCTTCAGCAGGCGAGTGCAATGCCTGACTGGCTATTCGATGACTGTCAGAGCCATGTCGGCGATTCAGCGGAAACCCTCTCTCTGCTCTGGCCACAACTGAGAAACGACATAACGGCTCGCAATCACAACCAAGCCGTGACGACCTGGATTGATCAACTCAGCAGCTCACCACCAATGCACTGGTGGATGGAAGAACTGCTGCCTGCCATTGCAGCGATGGAACCTGATCAACAAAGCAACACTGTGCTTGCGATCTGGGAGTCACTACCTTGTGAACGCCTCTTTCTGTTCAACAAACTGCTGACAGGCGGCTTCCGTATTGGTGTTGCCCGCGGACTTGTCGTGAAGGCAATTGCATCAGGATTTCAGCTCGAGGAGGCCCTGGTTCTGGAGCGACTGATGAACCCTGGGGTTGCGACAGAACAATGGTTTCGCACCCTGACCGCGATCGCCGATGCAGAACGCACCAACAGAGGACCAGTGCCCTATCCCTTTTTTTTGGCCAGTCCGCTGAAACAGGACACGCTCGAGGCCACATCGGCATCGGAATGGTGGGTGGAACACAAGTGGGATGGCATCCGCGGCCAGCTGATTCAGCGTGAAACAGGAACGTATCTCTGGAGTCGTGGCGAAGAATTGATCAATGAGCAATTCCCGGAACTGATTGACATGGCGGTAGCGATTCCCGCCGACACGGTGCTTGATGGCGAAGTGATCTGCTGGGCAGAGCTTGAAAAGCAACCAAGACCCTTCAGTGATCTGCAACGACGACTCGGCAGAAAAAGCGTTTGTCGCAAACTACGGCTTGAGTGCCCGGTCAGTTTCGTGGCCTATGACCTGCTGGAACGAGGCGGAAAAGATTTGCGCTCGACCTCTCTGCAGGAGCGGCTGGAACAACTCAGTGATCTTCAACAACTGATGGACGCAAAACCGGCGGGGTGGCGTTGCCGACTCAGCAGTGGACAACAACTGGAACGTTGGGATCAGCTGGATCGACTGCGCCAAGAGGCCGTGGAGCAGGGTGCCGAAGGGGTGATGCTCAAGCATCTGGAGTCCCCCTATCTGAGTGGTCGCAAGCGCGGACACTGGTGGAAGCACAAACGCGATCCGATGACCCTGGATGCGGTGCTGATCTATGCACAAGCTGGCCGCGGACGCCGAGCCAACCTGTTCACCGATTACACCTTTGCACTCCGGGACCGGCCATCAGAGCCAGCGAACTCCCGTCAGCTGGTGACGTTTGCCAAGGCTTATTCCGGGTTGAACGATGCCGAAATCCTCGAACTAGATCGATGGATCCGCGGTCACACCCGTGAACGCTTCGGTCCAACCCGTTCGGTGGACCCAGAACTGGTCTTCGAAATCGGATTTGAGGGCATTCAGGCCTCAAAGCGTCACAAGTGTGGACTTGCGGTTCGTTTTCCCAGGATCCTGCGATGGCGGAGGGACCGCACGGCCGACAACGCCAACACCATCGAAGATGCTCAAACGCTCTGCGATCAATTGGTGAACCGAACGCAGTCAACGTGA
- a CDS encoding DNA ligase — translation MTTRSSALTGLMVLISATAAPVLSQQTTITIEQINTVVFPADGATAAKAICTGLANGALTRDQVGSALARLQRALSEVGEPESATRYVKAFNGASAGINGCNVQVTGPNEDNLWNY, via the coding sequence ATGACGACCCGCAGCTCTGCATTGACCGGCCTCATGGTTTTGATCAGCGCAACCGCAGCACCAGTGCTCTCCCAGCAAACCACGATCACCATTGAGCAGATCAATACCGTGGTGTTCCCCGCTGATGGTGCGACAGCGGCGAAGGCCATCTGCACAGGTCTGGCGAACGGAGCACTCACGCGTGATCAGGTCGGAAGCGCTCTCGCCCGTCTTCAGCGTGCCCTAAGTGAAGTCGGCGAACCCGAATCAGCGACCCGCTACGTGAAGGCTTTCAACGGCGCTTCAGCCGGAATCAACGGCTGCAACGTCCAGGTGACGGGTCCCAATGAGGACAATCTCTGGAATTACTGA
- a CDS encoding ligase-associated DNA damage response exonuclease, translated as MNVLERTDSGLYCRAADAWIDPSRPVSRALITHAHADHARAGCGEYWAVDVSEGVLRQRLGRDITLHSMPYRHEFWLNQACLSFHSAGHVLGSAQIRLLVEDQVWVVTGDYKRCPDPSCEPFEVVPCDVLITEATFGLPIYAWESGKRVAAQIRDWWHGDRERPSLLFCYSFGKAQRLLAELNAIGVEEEVLLHGAVETVTRHYREAGVAMTSSRPVSDLPRKDSLAGRLVLAPPSAHRSAWMRRFKSPQTAFASGWMAVRGARRRRGYERGFVLSDHADWQGLIQTVLHSGAQTVYVTHGQSDVLARYLRERYGLDAKPLDQLN; from the coding sequence ATGAACGTTCTCGAGCGAACCGACAGCGGTCTGTATTGCAGAGCAGCGGACGCCTGGATCGATCCCTCAAGGCCCGTATCGAGAGCCTTGATCACTCACGCCCATGCCGATCACGCCAGGGCTGGTTGCGGCGAATACTGGGCTGTGGATGTCAGTGAAGGTGTACTGCGACAACGCTTAGGGCGAGACATCACGCTCCATTCCATGCCTTATCGCCATGAGTTCTGGCTCAATCAGGCATGTTTGTCATTCCATAGCGCTGGTCATGTGCTGGGATCTGCTCAGATTCGCTTGCTTGTCGAGGATCAGGTTTGGGTGGTGACCGGCGATTACAAACGTTGCCCAGACCCGAGCTGCGAACCCTTTGAGGTCGTGCCCTGCGACGTGCTGATCACTGAAGCCACATTCGGGTTGCCGATCTATGCCTGGGAGTCGGGCAAACGAGTGGCAGCACAAATCCGAGACTGGTGGCATGGTGATCGTGAACGTCCCTCACTGTTGTTTTGTTATTCATTCGGCAAAGCTCAGCGCCTCTTGGCAGAGCTGAATGCCATCGGTGTTGAGGAGGAAGTGCTGCTGCACGGTGCCGTAGAAACTGTCACGCGCCACTACCGCGAGGCCGGTGTAGCAATGACGTCAAGCAGACCCGTGAGCGATCTGCCGCGCAAGGATTCTCTTGCAGGACGTCTGGTCCTGGCACCACCCTCAGCCCATCGTTCCGCCTGGATGCGACGGTTCAAGTCACCACAAACAGCCTTTGCCTCGGGATGGATGGCTGTGCGAGGAGCGCGTCGTCGTCGCGGCTATGAGCGAGGTTTCGTCCTCAGCGACCATGCCGACTGGCAAGGATTAATCCAAACGGTGCTTCATAGCGGTGCCCAAACGGTTTACGTCACCCATGGTCAAAGCGATGTGCTGGCACGCTATCTGCGCGAGCGATATGGGCTCGACGCCAAACCACTCGATCAGCTCAACTGA
- the nadA gene encoding quinolinate synthase NadA, producing the protein MSSDTALVAAINQLRQERNAVILAHYYQEPEIQDIADFIGDSLELSRKAANTDADVIVFCGVHFMAETAKILSPEKTVVLPDIDAGCSLADDCPADEFASFRERHPDHLVVSYINCTAAVKAQSDLICTSSNAVDLVKQLPEQQPVLFAPDRNLGRWVERQSGRELTLWPGRCFVHETFSEEALLKLKLEYPEAEVIAHPECQENLLDLADFIGSTSKLLVHSETSASNTFIVLTEPGILHQMKQRVPEKTLLDVPGLDGCSCNACPYMRMNSLKKLRDCLETLSPQITMEESIRSKAEAPIRRMLAMSK; encoded by the coding sequence ATGAGCTCTGACACCGCACTCGTCGCGGCGATCAACCAGCTCCGCCAGGAACGCAATGCCGTGATCCTGGCGCACTATTACCAGGAGCCCGAAATTCAGGACATCGCCGATTTCATCGGTGACTCGCTTGAGCTGTCCAGGAAGGCTGCCAACACTGATGCCGATGTGATCGTGTTCTGCGGGGTGCACTTCATGGCGGAGACGGCCAAGATCCTCAGTCCTGAAAAAACAGTGGTGCTCCCCGATATTGATGCGGGCTGTTCACTGGCAGATGACTGCCCAGCCGATGAATTCGCCAGCTTTCGCGAACGTCATCCGGATCACCTGGTGGTGAGCTACATCAATTGCACGGCTGCCGTGAAAGCCCAGAGTGATTTGATCTGCACCAGCAGCAATGCCGTCGATCTGGTGAAACAGCTGCCAGAGCAACAACCCGTGCTCTTTGCTCCTGACCGCAATCTCGGACGTTGGGTGGAACGTCAGAGCGGACGCGAACTCACGCTTTGGCCTGGACGCTGTTTTGTGCATGAAACCTTCAGTGAAGAAGCACTTCTCAAACTCAAACTGGAATATCCAGAGGCTGAGGTGATCGCCCATCCTGAATGTCAGGAAAACCTTCTGGATCTTGCCGATTTCATCGGATCCACCAGCAAACTTCTGGTTCACTCCGAAACCAGTGCCTCCAACACATTCATTGTTCTCACAGAGCCAGGGATCCTTCACCAGATGAAGCAACGGGTCCCTGAGAAAACATTGCTGGATGTCCCCGGCCTCGATGGCTGCAGCTGTAATGCCTGTCCCTACATGCGCATGAACAGCCTCAAAAAACTGCGCGACTGTCTTGAAACACTGTCGCCGCAGATCACCATGGAGGAATCGATTCGTTCCAAAGCGGAAGCGCCGATCAGACGAATGCTCGCAATGAGCAAGTAA